One segment of Gammaproteobacteria bacterium DNA contains the following:
- the gspK gene encoding type II secretion system minor pseudopilin GspK: protein MSNRAQASAKQRGVALLIALVVVAIAATLSTGMIWTRELDIRRTANITQGDQAMEYALGAEAWAEQILRRDYQSSPNNTNLTQDWALQLPPLPVQGGSVSGHLQDLQGLFNVNNLASSNAAQAAAATAQFQRLLVALNLDPEIADALFNWVNGGSQPHFPGGAKDNYYSRLSPPYLTAEQPMTSISELLLVKGVTPQVYAALLPYVCALPLQAPGTLSGTPLTPVAININTAPAPVLMTLTAGISSDLAAGAVQARAQQPFQSATQLTQLLGNIAIPAGVPAPQTFSNWFRLSTRVTIGSAQLTMYSLLYRTGTGATIAVRRSFGTL, encoded by the coding sequence GTGAGCAATCGGGCGCAGGCATCGGCAAAACAGCGCGGGGTGGCGCTGCTCATTGCCCTGGTGGTGGTGGCGATTGCCGCGACGCTGTCTACCGGCATGATCTGGACCCGTGAGCTGGACATCCGTCGCACCGCCAACATCACCCAAGGCGATCAGGCGATGGAATACGCACTCGGCGCCGAAGCCTGGGCGGAGCAGATTCTGCGTCGCGATTACCAGTCCAGCCCCAACAATACCAATCTTACCCAGGACTGGGCCTTGCAACTTCCTCCGCTGCCGGTTCAGGGCGGATCGGTCAGCGGACATCTGCAGGATCTGCAAGGCCTGTTCAACGTCAACAATCTGGCCAGCAGCAATGCTGCTCAGGCCGCGGCGGCAACTGCACAGTTCCAGCGCCTGCTCGTGGCCCTCAATCTGGATCCGGAAATCGCCGATGCGCTATTCAACTGGGTGAACGGCGGCAGTCAGCCGCATTTTCCCGGCGGCGCCAAGGATAATTACTACTCGCGCCTCAGCCCCCCCTACCTGACCGCGGAACAACCGATGACCAGCATCAGCGAATTGCTGCTGGTCAAAGGTGTCACGCCGCAGGTTTACGCAGCATTGCTGCCCTACGTTTGTGCCCTGCCCCTGCAGGCTCCGGGCACCCTGTCGGGAACGCCGTTGACGCCGGTCGCCATTAACATCAACACCGCGCCCGCACCGGTGTTGATGACGCTGACCGCCGGCATCAGCAGTGATCTTGCAGCTGGCGCGGTACAGGCACGCGCTCAGCAGCCGTTCCAGAGTGCGACGCAACTCACGCAATTGTTAGGGAACATTGCAATACCGGCAGGTGTGCCCGCACCCCAGACGTTCAGCAACTGGTTCCGGCTGTCCACGCGGGTGACCATTGGCAGTGCACAGTTGACCATGTACAGTTTGCTGTACCGCACCGGAACCGGCGCGACCATTGCCGTGCGGCGCAGCTTCGGAACTTTATGA